A region from the Pleurocapsa minor HA4230-MV1 genome encodes:
- a CDS encoding type II toxin-antitoxin system HicB family antitoxin has protein sequence MQLQQTIKSFIRPGEQSGYIAECLEISVVTQGETLDKVVQNLREAVSLHLENENPAEFGLSDNPSILGTFELQTNYAQA, from the coding sequence ATGCAACTTCAGCAAACAATCAAATCTTTTATTCGCCCAGGAGAACAAAGCGGTTATATTGCCGAATGTTTAGAAATCTCGGTTGTAACCCAAGGAGAAACTTTAGATAAGGTTGTTCAAAACTTAAGGGAGGCTGTTTCCCTACATTTAGAAAATGAAAATCCAGCCGAGTTTGGATTGAGCGATAATCCTTCTATTTTGGGTACATTTGAGTTACAAACTAACTATGCCCAAGCTTAA
- a CDS encoding type II toxin-antitoxin system HicA family toxin: MRRIGISGKETLTVPNHRQLDTGTCRAIYRQACRYISESDLFHYFYE, encoded by the coding sequence TTGCGTCGGATTGGTATATCAGGTAAAGAAACTTTAACAGTTCCCAATCACCGTCAATTAGACACAGGAACTTGCCGAGCAATTTATAGACAAGCTTGTCGATATATTTCCGAATCAGATCTATTTCATTATTTTTATGAATAA
- the rimM gene encoding ribosome maturation factor RimM (Essential for efficient processing of 16S rRNA): MNDESQTINQPELLAVGTITSPQGLKGELRVYSDSDFPERFTKAGTRWLQHPDTEAITEVQLKGGRYLTGKNLYVIKLEGVEDRRQAEEFRNYKLLVDKSDRPKLSQDEYHVADLVGTEVYHQETGENIGVVVDLYSAGNDLLEIRLHKQPENNAKPEKDLSQVSRRSKRKKYRPKPHNPVTIFIPFVKEIVPIVDLANQRLEISPPDGLIDIHETE, translated from the coding sequence ATGAATGATGAATCACAAACCATTAACCAACCAGAATTATTAGCAGTTGGTACAATCACTTCTCCTCAAGGTTTAAAAGGAGAGTTGCGCGTATATTCTGATTCTGATTTCCCTGAACGTTTTACGAAAGCAGGAACTCGTTGGCTACAACATCCTGATACAGAAGCTATCACAGAAGTACAATTAAAAGGTGGTCGATATCTAACGGGCAAAAACCTCTATGTAATTAAGCTAGAGGGAGTGGAAGATCGTCGCCAAGCAGAAGAATTTCGTAACTATAAACTGTTGGTGGATAAAAGCGATCGCCCTAAACTAAGTCAAGATGAATATCATGTTGCCGATCTTGTCGGGACAGAAGTTTATCATCAAGAGACAGGAGAGAATATTGGTGTAGTTGTAGATCTCTATTCTGCGGGTAATGATTTATTAGAAATTAGGTTACATAAACAGCCAGAAAATAACGCCAAGCCCGAAAAAGATCTTTCTCAAGTCAGCCGTCGCAGCAAACGTAAAAAATATCGCCCAAAACCTCATAACCCCGTAACTATATTTATCCCCTTTGTTAAAGAAATTGTCCCAATTGTTGATTTAGCTAATCAACGTCTGGAGATCTCCCCCCCTGATGGTTTGATTGATATTCACGAAACCGAATAA
- a CDS encoding valine--pyruvate transaminase has translation MNLSLSQFGSQMSKLTGVRAIMKDIIETLRNSKGREFINLSAGNPVILPEVEQLWRDCTQELLDSDEYGEVVCRYGSSQGYTPLIEAIVEDFNTRYGLKLSDRHILITGGSQALYLYAANAFGGYTTSGELKQVVLPLSPDYTGYGGVSLTPEALLAYKPTLEIDEVRHRFKYRPDFSQLQINQQTGCVIFSRPCNPTGNVISDEEVAKIAHLAASYDVPVLVDSAYAPPFPALNFTEMTPQFGDNIIHCMSLSKAGLPGERIGIAIGDPKLIGILESFQTNACLHSSRYGQAIAAKAISSGKLANLALNVIRPHYQRKIEVLANTLDAAMPDIPWYLHQGEGAIFAWLWLKDLPMTDWEFYQELKQVGVIVVPGSTFFPGLQEDWQHKQECFRISLTATETEIAEAMKRLAQVAQQVYQSVVLSQH, from the coding sequence ATGAATCTTTCTCTATCTCAATTTGGTTCGCAAATGTCTAAGCTAACGGGAGTTAGAGCGATCATGAAGGACATTATTGAAACCTTAAGAAATAGTAAGGGAAGAGAATTTATTAACCTTAGCGCAGGCAATCCTGTAATTTTGCCAGAGGTGGAACAGTTATGGCGCGACTGTACTCAAGAGTTATTAGATAGCGATGAATACGGCGAAGTGGTTTGTCGTTATGGTTCATCCCAAGGTTATACACCTTTAATTGAAGCAATTGTCGAAGATTTTAATACTCGTTATGGTTTAAAGTTAAGCGATCGCCATATTTTAATTACAGGTGGTTCTCAAGCTCTCTATCTCTATGCTGCTAATGCTTTTGGTGGCTATACAACATCAGGGGAACTAAAACAGGTAGTTTTACCTCTTAGTCCCGACTATACAGGCTACGGTGGAGTAAGTCTAACTCCAGAGGCATTACTAGCATACAAACCGACTTTAGAAATAGATGAAGTTCGCCATCGGTTTAAATATCGTCCTGATTTTAGTCAGCTACAAATTAATCAACAAACTGGCTGCGTAATTTTTTCTCGTCCCTGTAACCCCACAGGAAACGTGATTAGCGACGAGGAAGTAGCTAAAATTGCTCATTTGGCTGCTAGTTATGATGTACCCGTACTAGTCGATTCAGCCTATGCACCTCCTTTCCCCGCCTTAAACTTTACTGAAATGACTCCGCAGTTTGGCGATAATATTATCCACTGCATGAGCTTGTCTAAGGCAGGATTACCAGGGGAGAGAATTGGGATTGCCATCGGCGATCCTAAATTAATTGGGATCTTAGAATCTTTTCAAACTAACGCTTGTCTTCATTCTTCTCGCTATGGACAGGCGATCGCCGCTAAAGCCATTTCCTCTGGTAAACTAGCAAATCTTGCCCTCAACGTAATTCGTCCTCACTATCAACGTAAAATAGAAGTCTTAGCCAATACCCTCGATGCAGCTATGCCTGATATTCCTTGGTACTTACATCAAGGAGAAGGAGCAATTTTTGCTTGGCTGTGGCTGAAAGATTTACCAATGACAGACTGGGAATTTTATCAAGAATTAAAACAGGTAGGAGTCATTGTCGTCCCTGGAAGTACTTTTTTCCCAGGTCTCCAAGAAGATTGGCAACATAAGCAGGAATGTTTTCGCATTAGCTTAACTGCCACTGAGACAGAAATAGCCGAGGCAATGAAACGTTTAGCTCAAGTTGCACAGCAGGTATATCAGTCGGTAGTTTTGAGCCAGCATTAA
- a CDS encoding DUF3122 domain-containing protein: MFDRLTNLFSQSKTLNPWLNRLVAITLILIVSWLNFCSSATALLRQHHETPGVLRYHAQDSLKDRNGNTWQVLLFPENNQNEQTNYYLRLVGFPGVNSFKHPHSLEILTSQGKVFTATDAYAQSAPAPNVGQYDLTSIISQLPGKQSLKLSVPLQDNQELALKIPSEVLTEWLLLAQEIK, translated from the coding sequence ATGTTCGATCGACTAACTAATTTATTCAGCCAGAGCAAAACTTTAAATCCCTGGTTAAATCGTTTGGTTGCTATTACTCTCATTCTAATTGTGAGCTGGCTCAATTTTTGCTCTTCAGCTACCGCACTTTTAAGACAACATCACGAAACCCCTGGTGTGTTGCGCTATCATGCCCAAGACTCTCTCAAAGATCGCAACGGTAATACCTGGCAGGTACTATTATTTCCTGAAAATAACCAAAACGAGCAGACTAACTACTATTTACGCCTAGTCGGATTTCCTGGAGTAAATTCATTTAAGCATCCTCACTCTCTAGAAATTCTTACTTCTCAGGGAAAAGTCTTCACTGCCACTGATGCTTATGCCCAATCTGCTCCTGCACCTAACGTGGGACAATACGATTTAACTTCAATCATCAGTCAGCTGCCAGGTAAACAAAGCTTAAAACTATCTGTTCCCCTACAAGATAATCAAGAGCTAGCGCTTAAAATTCCCTCAGAAGTACTAACCGAATGGCTGCTACTAGCTCAAGAAATTAAATAA
- a CDS encoding pentapeptide repeat-containing protein, producing MDAEELVLLYKQGNRDFSRANLSQIQILQVELVNIDFSRTELDWANFSGTNLTDANFSRANLSNARLIKTNMARANLNSADLAGADLSWANLENSSLARVDLSDANLSQSFFCNANLADADLSRANLSRANLSGANLSRANLSGADLTGVNLSGANFTRADLSEANFTDADLSFASFNRADLSGCSLRQSNLEQASLQGANLRSANLRSAILAGAILKDTDRGNSSLATISQLSLSNLQQDNKIDFGSANLSGANLQGVNLQNANFRFALLFKATLEKVNLNSASLVDVYLRGANLRGANLKDSVLSGVNWKGTVMPDGTTHP from the coding sequence ATGGATGCAGAAGAGTTAGTACTGCTTTACAAACAGGGCAACAGAGATTTTAGTCGTGCTAATCTCAGTCAAATTCAGATCTTACAGGTTGAACTAGTCAACATAGACTTTAGCCGAACTGAGCTAGATTGGGCAAATTTTAGTGGTACTAACCTAACAGATGCTAATTTTAGTCGGGCAAACCTGAGCAATGCTCGATTAATCAAAACTAATATGGCGAGAGCTAATTTAAACAGTGCAGATTTAGCAGGAGCAGATCTTAGCTGGGCTAATTTAGAAAATTCTTCTTTAGCTAGAGTAGACTTAAGCGATGCCAATCTTAGCCAATCATTTTTTTGTAATGCTAACTTAGCTGATGCTGATTTAAGTCGAGCGAATCTAAGTCGCGCTAACCTAAGTGGGGCAAATCTGAGTCGCGCTAACCTAAGTGGAGCAGATCTGACAGGAGTAAATTTAAGCGGTGCCAATTTTACTCGTGCAGATTTGAGCGAGGCTAATTTTACGGATGCGGATCTCAGTTTCGCCAGCTTTAATCGAGCCGATCTTAGTGGCTGTAGTTTACGCCAATCAAATTTAGAACAGGCATCTTTACAAGGGGCAAACCTACGTTCGGCTAATCTACGAAGTGCCATCTTAGCAGGAGCTATTTTAAAAGACACAGATCGAGGCAATAGTAGTCTGGCAACTATCTCTCAACTAAGCTTGTCGAATTTGCAACAAGATAACAAAATCGATTTTGGTTCGGCTAACCTAAGCGGAGCAAACTTACAGGGAGTTAATTTACAAAATGCTAATTTTAGATTTGCCTTGCTGTTTAAAGCAACCTTAGAAAAAGTAAACTTAAACAGTGCTAGCTTAGTTGATGTTTATTTACGAGGTGCTAATTTAAGAGGTGCTAATCTTAAAGATAGCGTTTTAAGCGGTGTTAACTGGAAAGGAACAGTTATGCCTGATGGTACAACTCACCCGTGA
- a CDS encoding ABC transporter ATP-binding protein, with translation MTQVRLQGITRQFDSTTAIKDITFQIPDRAFWVLVGPSGCGKSTVLRTIAGLESITQGELYFGDRLVNDLPARQRDVAMVFQNYALYPHMTVADNLAFGLKMRRDSAPDIARKIQEVARSLDIEHLLKRKPKQLSGGQQQRVALGRAIARQPQVFLLDEPLSNLDAQLRDDTRAELKRLHQQFKITTIYVTHDQVEAMTLADQIVVLDHGRVQQIGSPQEIYRNPVNSMVAGFLGNPPMNIIPATYDGDRLLVFNNQSLPLNLARQLQLSPGQKFNLGIRPEHIQIHPTSAQNDRDCLVVEVDLVEPLGRETLIKAIVPGSNIRLNLLTDAHCPSREGDRLTVKFDPAHLFVFDVNNGQTVNCQ, from the coding sequence ATGACTCAAGTACGTCTACAGGGAATTACTAGACAGTTTGATAGCACCACAGCAATCAAAGATATTACCTTTCAGATTCCCGATCGCGCTTTTTGGGTTTTGGTTGGCCCTTCAGGTTGTGGTAAATCAACGGTTCTCCGCACGATTGCTGGGTTGGAGTCGATTACCCAAGGAGAGCTTTATTTTGGCGATCGCTTGGTTAATGATCTTCCTGCCAGGCAGCGAGATGTGGCGATGGTGTTCCAAAATTATGCTCTTTATCCTCACATGACAGTGGCGGATAATTTGGCTTTTGGTTTAAAGATGCGACGGGATTCGGCTCCAGATATTGCGCGTAAAATACAGGAAGTGGCTCGCTCTTTGGATATAGAACATCTGCTCAAACGCAAGCCAAAGCAACTATCGGGGGGGCAACAACAAAGAGTCGCTTTAGGTAGAGCGATCGCCCGTCAACCCCAGGTATTTTTACTTGATGAACCACTATCAAATTTGGATGCTCAATTACGAGATGATACGAGAGCAGAATTAAAGCGGTTACATCAGCAGTTTAAGATTACTACTATTTATGTGACTCACGATCAAGTAGAAGCGATGACTCTAGCCGATCAGATTGTGGTTTTAGATCATGGTAGAGTGCAGCAGATTGGTAGTCCGCAAGAGATTTATCGTAATCCTGTAAATAGTATGGTGGCTGGGTTTTTAGGTAATCCGCCGATGAATATTATACCCGCTACCTACGATGGCGATCGCTTGCTCGTGTTTAATAATCAGTCTCTCCCATTAAATCTAGCTAGACAGCTACAACTTAGTCCAGGACAGAAGTTCAACCTGGGAATTCGCCCTGAACATATTCAGATTCACCCAACATCCGCTCAGAATGATCGTGATTGTCTAGTTGTAGAAGTAGATTTAGTCGAACCTTTAGGCAGAGAAACTTTGATTAAAGCGATTGTTCCAGGATCGAACATTAGGCTTAATTTACTGACAGATGCTCACTGTCCAAGTCGTGAAGGCGATCGCCTCACCGTAAAATTCGACCCAGCACATTTATTTGTTTTTGATGTAAATAATGGGCAGACTGTTAACTGTCAATAG